A section of the Agrococcus sp. SGAir0287 genome encodes:
- a CDS encoding M15 family metallopeptidase, protein MSTAAPVLRRRRRLALVVGCLVVVALATCAVPPALQWMLAAVAAPTSSVAGDRGLPPAASEPGAASDSSVPGVDDGLLPGGPVSPHADVPAVSRLDPALLSALRAATDAAAAEGFEIVVNSGWRSAALQQAMLDEAIVTYGSAEEAARWVSTPDESAHVTGDAVDVGDLDGASWLGGHGWAWGLCQTYANESWHFELRPEAAADGTCPPMATDPTAAH, encoded by the coding sequence ATGAGCACCGCCGCCCCAGTCCTCCGTCGCCGTCGTCGCCTCGCCCTCGTCGTCGGCTGCCTCGTCGTCGTCGCGCTCGCGACCTGCGCCGTGCCGCCCGCCCTGCAGTGGATGCTCGCCGCGGTCGCCGCACCGACGTCGTCGGTCGCGGGCGATCGCGGGCTGCCGCCCGCCGCATCCGAGCCGGGCGCGGCATCCGACTCCTCCGTGCCCGGCGTCGACGACGGGCTGCTGCCCGGCGGCCCCGTGTCGCCGCACGCCGACGTCCCCGCCGTCTCGCGGCTCGATCCCGCGCTGCTGTCGGCCCTCCGCGCGGCCACCGACGCGGCGGCGGCGGAGGGCTTCGAGATCGTCGTGAACTCCGGCTGGCGGTCGGCGGCGCTGCAGCAGGCGATGCTCGACGAGGCCATCGTCACCTACGGCTCGGCGGAGGAGGCCGCGCGCTGGGTGTCGACGCCCGACGAGTCGGCGCACGTCACGGGCGACGCCGTCGACGTCGGCGACCTCGACGGGGCGTCGTGGCTCGGCGGCCACGGCTGGGCGTGGGGGCTGTGCCAGACGTACGCGAACGAGTCGTGGCACTTCGAGCTGCGCCCCGAGGCGGCCGCCGACGGCACGTGCCCGCCGATGGCGACCGATCCCACCGCCGCGCACTGA